One window from the genome of Gimesia aquarii encodes:
- a CDS encoding c-type cytochrome, whose amino-acid sequence MRLLCIFICIFQTLLSCSLPLSAEESSVDRGYRFLTSKAYLPPDFDQAVFDDLWKVWPEELKEKAEKASPAARRKMIYSYYGIMERPDSKSAPLGYVVTPQQKWVMNCFTCHGGKVAGTVIPGAPNSHVALHTLTEDVSKVKLQQLKKLSHLDMAALGMPLGTTHGTTNSVIFGVILDSLRDPEMNFDKSRSIPQLLHHDMDPPAWWNVKRKQKIYTDAFVTKNHRVLMQFILVPQNNASEIKNWESDFADILAYIESLEAPHYRWDIDNQLAQQGKKIFNHHCARCHGTYGDNSTYPEKTISIDDLQTDSARLNSLPVAYRAALNQSWLSRFGKDPVVEAPGGYVAPPLNGVWASAPYFHNGSVPTLWHVLHPEERPQVWKRTENGYDVNKVGLEIKSFPTLPEKLSKMEKRTYFDTTQFGKSASGHYYPNDLDQSQKQAVLEYLKTL is encoded by the coding sequence ATGCGACTTCTATGCATTTTCATTTGCATTTTTCAGACATTATTGAGTTGCTCACTTCCACTATCTGCGGAAGAATCTTCAGTCGATCGGGGATACCGGTTCTTAACGTCAAAAGCGTACTTACCACCTGATTTTGATCAAGCAGTCTTTGACGATCTCTGGAAAGTCTGGCCAGAGGAATTAAAAGAGAAAGCAGAAAAGGCATCACCCGCAGCACGCCGCAAGATGATCTATTCCTATTATGGAATCATGGAACGCCCTGATTCGAAGTCCGCTCCATTAGGCTATGTAGTAACTCCTCAACAAAAATGGGTGATGAATTGTTTTACTTGTCATGGAGGAAAAGTGGCTGGCACTGTAATTCCCGGTGCGCCGAATAGCCACGTCGCATTACACACACTCACGGAAGATGTCAGCAAAGTGAAACTTCAGCAACTCAAGAAATTGAGCCATCTGGACATGGCTGCGCTGGGCATGCCATTGGGAACGACACATGGAACCACTAACTCGGTCATCTTTGGAGTCATTCTTGATTCACTCCGTGACCCTGAGATGAATTTTGACAAAAGCCGTTCGATTCCTCAATTATTACACCATGATATGGATCCCCCTGCCTGGTGGAATGTGAAACGAAAACAGAAAATTTATACAGATGCCTTCGTCACAAAAAATCACAGGGTATTGATGCAGTTCATTCTGGTGCCACAAAATAATGCAAGTGAAATTAAAAACTGGGAATCCGATTTTGCTGACATTCTAGCTTACATTGAGTCATTAGAGGCTCCCCACTATCGCTGGGACATCGACAATCAACTTGCCCAACAAGGAAAGAAAATCTTTAATCATCACTGTGCGCGCTGCCATGGAACTTATGGCGACAACTCAACCTATCCAGAGAAAACGATATCCATTGATGATTTGCAAACTGATTCGGCGCGATTGAATTCATTACCGGTTGCGTATCGTGCCGCTTTAAACCAGAGCTGGCTTTCCCGCTTCGGAAAAGATCCAGTTGTTGAAGCACCAGGAGGATATGTTGCGCCTCCATTGAATGGTGTTTGGGCTTCTGCCCCTTATTTTCACAATGGTTCGGTGCCAACTTTGTGGCATGTGCTGCATCCTGAGGAACGTCCTCAAGTTTGGAAACGTACGGAAAATGGTTATGACGTCAACAAAGTTGGTTTAGAAATCAAATCGTTTCCAACGCTTCCAGAAAAGCTATCCAAAATGGAAAAACGGACCTATTTTGATACAACACAATTTGGGAAATCGGCGAGTGGACATTATTATCCGAACGATTTAGATCAGTCTCAGAAACAAGCAGTTTTGGAATATTTAAAAACGCTCTAA
- a CDS encoding serine/threonine protein kinase → MNDSLITDVNCSEEQIIEMSSEQDLEEDTQENHCQLQYCANCNSSFFQEGGEKSCPVCGAQVDDISASALEETIVFNNLDARVPVVPPFSSEEADPIIGTDLHVYQCQSLIGRGGMGMVYLATHRDLGRQCALKILLPRLAERDPDYVERFFHEGRAVATLNHPNIVTAHAIGEARGYRFLEMELVAGRALSHIIREDGPLNPLHATSLIAQIASGLGTAHMKGIIHQDLKLENILLTSSGVPKIADFGLAKRINADDQLYSHESLAGTPNFMAPELFQGSPATATSDIYSLGVCFFVLLTGQLPHRGQDFNSLIQEVTSKPTPSVRELCPHISLEIAECVSLMLDKSPANRFQNGFMAAQFLNAVLGQVKNIEAMLFEAFGRNKNVSWKRKGLQYILEVKQSGKRKQTVFIERSDHQMHERLLLIYSTCCDAQPEYYEEALRLNSEISHGGISIREVDGKTKFVMIDTFPRSTVDAEDIRKSVMAVAQHADEIEQQLTGHDLH, encoded by the coding sequence ATGAACGACTCATTAATCACAGATGTTAACTGTTCCGAAGAGCAAATTATAGAAATGTCATCAGAACAAGACCTTGAAGAGGATACACAAGAAAACCATTGCCAACTTCAATACTGCGCCAACTGTAACTCGAGTTTCTTCCAGGAGGGAGGGGAAAAATCCTGTCCTGTTTGTGGCGCACAGGTTGATGATATCTCTGCATCTGCTTTAGAAGAAACAATCGTTTTTAATAATTTGGATGCACGAGTTCCTGTCGTACCCCCGTTTTCTTCTGAAGAAGCAGACCCTATTATTGGCACGGATTTACATGTCTATCAATGTCAATCGTTGATTGGGCGCGGTGGAATGGGGATGGTTTACCTGGCAACTCACCGTGATCTCGGAAGACAATGCGCTTTGAAAATTTTGTTGCCACGCTTAGCGGAACGCGATCCAGACTATGTAGAACGTTTCTTTCATGAAGGTCGTGCAGTTGCCACATTGAACCACCCGAACATTGTAACGGCACATGCCATTGGTGAAGCGCGTGGTTACCGGTTTCTCGAAATGGAACTGGTCGCTGGTAGAGCACTCAGTCATATCATCCGAGAAGATGGCCCACTTAATCCCTTACATGCAACTTCGTTAATCGCGCAGATTGCCTCTGGCTTGGGAACTGCGCATATGAAAGGGATTATTCATCAGGATCTGAAGTTGGAGAATATTCTCTTAACCAGTTCGGGAGTCCCTAAAATTGCGGACTTCGGCCTGGCAAAACGAATTAATGCTGACGATCAACTATATTCACATGAATCCTTGGCAGGTACACCAAACTTCATGGCCCCTGAGTTATTTCAGGGATCTCCTGCCACGGCGACATCAGATATTTATTCGTTGGGAGTTTGCTTCTTTGTATTGTTAACGGGACAACTTCCTCATCGTGGGCAGGATTTCAATTCTCTCATTCAGGAAGTGACATCCAAACCCACACCAAGTGTGCGTGAGTTGTGTCCCCACATTTCACTGGAGATTGCGGAATGTGTCTCTTTGATGCTGGATAAGAGTCCTGCCAACCGATTCCAAAATGGGTTCATGGCAGCACAGTTTCTGAATGCCGTTTTGGGACAAGTGAAGAATATTGAAGCGATGCTTTTCGAAGCGTTTGGCAGAAATAAGAACGTCTCCTGGAAACGTAAAGGACTGCAATATATTCTGGAAGTCAAACAATCTGGTAAACGGAAACAAACTGTGTTTATTGAACGTAGCGATCACCAGATGCATGAACGATTATTATTGATCTACAGCACTTGCTGCGATGCACAGCCCGAATATTATGAAGAAGCACTTCGACTAAATTCAGAGATTTCACATGGCGGAATCTCCATCCGCGAAGTAGATGGCAAGACAAAATTTGTGATGATCGATACATTCCCGCGTTCGACTGTAGATGCCGAGGACATTCGCAAAAGTGTCATGGCTGTCGCACAACATGCCGATGAAATCGAACAACAACTGACTGGACATGATTTGCATTAA
- a CDS encoding 6-phosphofructokinase, producing the protein MRRIALLTAGGDTPALNATIFGAVERANELRIEVIGIIKGFGGLLDPNVPHLRLNPLYSTIPELDPRCGGTILGSSRTYIDESHSDELKLVKKRLDQLGIEGLICIGGDGTINGMQPVSQFMPCVLAPKTIDNDLGLNYLDETNEWVREVDPETKKEHFRKLPSKQDIELDDIVNFATPGYATAVYVCAQGVQRIRTTAESHRRIAIVEVMGRESGYLALGSAYGQPDIILIPEVPLNYERFEQRVRDLYDVQKNVVIVIGEGLRDENGKRLGDISQSVDPAGNVIFSGAAEVLQNMLIDSLGDHYFVSRKRHELAKSATFTRKIGHTQRGGRPILFDRFYATQLGGKAVDLIVQRQNNYVAILQWSEQKGFYVSSINGNALRDSWRGIHPRLLHLGFYDEHRFQPSKLGVDYLSKIFTDAIGSDDLEQIREDLFDTGHLKTRYQSSNVRIHKHIRYLNSNSINEERPDDQF; encoded by the coding sequence ATGCGTCGGATTGCCCTCTTAACGGCAGGTGGAGATACACCGGCTTTGAATGCGACAATTTTTGGAGCCGTCGAACGAGCAAATGAACTACGAATCGAAGTGATAGGGATTATCAAAGGATTTGGTGGACTGCTAGATCCTAATGTACCCCACCTGCGACTCAATCCCTTATACTCCACAATTCCCGAACTTGATCCACGTTGTGGAGGTACGATATTAGGCTCCTCTCGTACTTACATTGATGAATCGCATTCAGATGAATTGAAACTCGTCAAAAAACGTTTAGATCAACTCGGCATCGAAGGTTTAATCTGTATTGGCGGTGATGGGACAATTAATGGGATGCAACCTGTTTCTCAATTTATGCCATGCGTCTTAGCCCCCAAGACCATCGACAATGATCTGGGTTTAAATTACCTGGATGAAACCAATGAGTGGGTTCGCGAAGTCGACCCGGAAACCAAAAAAGAACACTTCCGAAAACTGCCTAGCAAACAAGACATAGAATTAGACGACATTGTGAATTTTGCCACGCCCGGTTATGCCACAGCGGTTTATGTCTGTGCTCAGGGAGTCCAACGTATTCGAACAACTGCTGAAAGTCATCGCCGCATCGCCATTGTCGAAGTAATGGGCCGAGAATCTGGTTATCTCGCACTGGGGTCTGCCTATGGTCAACCCGATATTATTCTGATCCCGGAAGTCCCTTTAAATTATGAACGATTTGAGCAACGAGTACGCGATTTATATGATGTTCAAAAAAACGTGGTGATCGTCATCGGAGAAGGTTTACGAGATGAAAATGGGAAACGACTCGGTGATATTTCTCAAAGTGTGGACCCTGCGGGGAACGTGATTTTCAGTGGTGCTGCCGAAGTGTTGCAAAACATGCTGATCGATTCACTCGGGGATCACTACTTTGTTTCCAGAAAACGACATGAACTCGCAAAGTCTGCAACCTTTACTCGAAAAATTGGACACACCCAACGTGGAGGGCGTCCCATTCTATTTGATCGTTTTTACGCAACGCAATTAGGAGGCAAAGCAGTCGACCTGATCGTACAACGCCAAAATAATTATGTTGCGATCTTGCAGTGGAGTGAGCAGAAAGGTTTTTATGTCAGTTCTATCAATGGAAATGCGTTGAGAGATTCTTGGCGAGGTATCCACCCCAGATTACTACACTTAGGATTTTATGATGAGCATCGATTTCAGCCATCCAAGCTCGGAGTCGATTATCTTTCCAAAATCTTTACTGATGCCATTGGTTCAGATGATCTTGAGCAAATACGTGAGGACCTGTTTGATACTGGACACTTAAAAACCAGATATCAAAGCAGCAATGTTAGAATTCACAAACACATTCGCTATTTGAATTCAAATTCAATCAACGAAGAACGGCCTGACGATCAATTTTAA
- a CDS encoding family 10 glycosylhydrolase gives MKHYLFLTLVVFFTLLHSPISVPAEQDGLVRVKLRVEWGEQTPRNWNARFDIINGQIDTANSLGVSADESSVISQTKQKVLYRPKTNCVFNSIEFQVRGDVSTQLQVFIQDQNDPQIVMKHQFALKDILTQKQILPISQTNAQLIIQQSPGDAFTLKVSHPHLVFEPNEVIEIQAFPKFLQITDATMGSEMHWSLFRARTKERIASGSIDIMQQNLNALLSEGFGFTVTAPTEGAYDLVVEMDTGHQAFAQFVVISPTKNSPSLQYRINETLPLVDELNLNGIQNHHDLIVRRPHKRFGKSLKSLLKSIPGSTLNKESSLPWSAYHLKIRKTNQPHKLVVTYPIKQQSKLGFSILEPDAAGQLVPVGVDSGVYQSNSTLHNSLQRKSNNAQSEVIFWPRVNNPIILFHSLGSDVPAEIAQIKVYELPLSEGEASPVIDTQVEKKRLVGPYLQKPLLPEIFGATQVLDAMSNRSLDDWQTFYEAGNRLASYLTYHQFNSLLMAVSADGSTIYPSKYLDPTPRYDSGVYHSTGQDLDRKDVLEMLFRIFDREHLALIPELQFSSIIPSLENVISKEPDKAVGIELVNRHGRTWRNSKGTTRGQAPYYNPLNPHVQNEITNIFSELVARYKNHTSFQGVAVQLTLNGYLQLPGLNWGYDDKTVSQFEKETGVKIPKTLNSHKFEKRYQFLTTSALPQWTKWRCQKIKELHQRLAGILLKERPDTRMIFSARKLLPSHSKDGDVVSLLNSGSQFRPVLMAMGLDFSDYHQISNCIVLRPSLYHSSQQKSSIAHVTNNHPTVDDSFKTRINGALFYHSPVEVRIPEFDQISPWQPAFTWLVSQVSPSDATNRIRYVHSISTLDPYVTFDGGWTIPFGQEHSTRSIRTQLQKLPARPFQTVESVEQPVVTRLSRGKDVTYYYLINDFPYACQATVELTVPSKAAIIHLANGEVINTIESLQGTHKYSVSLNAFDFQAFKIQDPQVQIISVDCKVDQNALTDLYTKIDEKKHHLRKLHQSIEKTTAVVLHADFEEGAARDYILAGWEATDQKRKSWTLDRNEAHSGKVSLVLDQMPGNSSLKTNEIPLNQSRYLNMSVWLKTDAKAMQVRIALEAEQNEKLKVQSAIVSVDHQWRKYLFRVKDIPTTQIKNAHILIEKLGPDKLWIDDVNLQIHQISPEDDRQMTKLVSSLSFAWNSQRYLDCYRLLESYWGQFGSEIDSAPTPSRSPNTPPVKHAERRRIRNLIRR, from the coding sequence GTGAAACATTACCTATTTCTGACCTTGGTCGTTTTTTTTACCCTATTACATAGCCCCATTTCTGTGCCTGCAGAACAGGATGGTCTGGTCAGGGTGAAACTCCGAGTCGAATGGGGGGAACAAACTCCTCGAAACTGGAATGCCCGATTTGATATCATCAATGGCCAAATCGATACTGCAAATTCACTTGGGGTCAGTGCAGATGAATCATCGGTAATTTCACAAACTAAGCAAAAAGTGTTGTATCGACCGAAAACAAACTGCGTTTTTAATAGTATTGAATTTCAAGTTCGCGGAGATGTATCAACGCAACTACAAGTTTTCATTCAAGATCAAAATGATCCGCAAATTGTAATGAAACACCAGTTTGCTTTGAAAGATATTCTGACGCAGAAACAAATATTACCTATTAGCCAAACTAACGCTCAATTAATTATCCAACAGTCCCCCGGAGATGCTTTCACTTTAAAAGTTAGTCATCCACACCTGGTATTTGAACCAAATGAAGTAATTGAGATTCAGGCATTTCCCAAGTTTCTCCAGATAACTGATGCAACAATGGGTTCCGAAATGCACTGGTCACTGTTTCGAGCTCGTACCAAGGAACGAATTGCCTCCGGTTCCATTGATATCATGCAGCAAAATCTGAACGCCTTATTAAGTGAGGGTTTCGGTTTTACAGTTACCGCACCTACCGAAGGAGCCTATGATCTGGTAGTCGAAATGGATACAGGACACCAGGCGTTTGCCCAGTTTGTAGTCATCTCCCCAACAAAGAATAGTCCGTCACTTCAATATCGTATAAATGAAACATTACCATTAGTCGATGAGCTTAATTTAAATGGGATTCAAAATCATCATGATTTGATTGTGCGTCGTCCGCATAAGCGATTTGGAAAATCTCTCAAGTCACTTCTCAAGTCGATTCCAGGCTCAACACTAAACAAAGAATCGTCTCTCCCCTGGTCTGCTTACCATCTCAAAATTAGAAAAACTAACCAGCCACATAAACTTGTCGTAACTTATCCGATTAAACAGCAATCAAAACTAGGCTTTAGTATTCTTGAGCCTGATGCAGCCGGTCAGCTGGTTCCAGTAGGTGTTGATTCAGGAGTTTATCAATCGAATTCCACTTTGCATAATTCATTGCAGAGAAAATCAAATAATGCTCAATCAGAAGTTATATTTTGGCCTCGAGTCAATAATCCTATCATTCTATTCCACAGCCTGGGATCTGACGTACCAGCTGAGATTGCTCAAATAAAAGTTTATGAGCTACCACTTTCAGAAGGGGAAGCTTCTCCTGTTATTGATACTCAGGTAGAGAAGAAACGACTTGTTGGACCTTATCTACAAAAGCCTTTATTACCCGAAATCTTTGGGGCGACACAAGTCCTGGACGCAATGAGTAATCGAAGTTTGGATGACTGGCAGACATTTTATGAAGCGGGAAATCGACTAGCCTCTTATCTGACTTATCATCAGTTTAACAGTCTTCTCATGGCTGTTTCGGCAGATGGAAGTACGATCTATCCATCAAAATATTTAGATCCCACTCCCCGCTATGATTCCGGCGTGTATCACTCTACGGGACAAGATCTCGACCGAAAAGACGTTTTAGAAATGCTATTTCGAATTTTTGACAGAGAACATCTTGCCTTGATACCAGAATTACAGTTCTCTTCCATCATCCCATCTCTGGAAAATGTAATTTCAAAAGAACCCGATAAAGCTGTGGGAATTGAGCTGGTAAATCGACATGGTCGAACCTGGCGAAATTCCAAAGGTACGACTAGAGGTCAAGCTCCTTATTACAATCCGTTAAATCCACATGTGCAAAATGAAATTACCAATATTTTTAGTGAATTAGTTGCCCGCTATAAAAATCACACTTCTTTTCAGGGCGTAGCTGTTCAGTTGACTTTAAATGGTTACCTTCAGCTACCTGGTTTAAATTGGGGCTATGATGACAAAACAGTTTCACAGTTTGAAAAAGAGACAGGAGTTAAGATTCCAAAAACTCTGAACTCCCACAAATTTGAAAAACGCTATCAGTTTTTGACCACTTCTGCCCTTCCACAATGGACAAAATGGCGCTGTCAGAAAATTAAAGAACTACATCAACGATTGGCTGGAATTCTTTTAAAAGAACGACCAGATACCCGTATGATCTTTTCCGCCAGAAAATTATTACCATCGCATAGTAAAGATGGCGATGTTGTTTCCTTGTTAAATTCAGGATCACAGTTTCGCCCTGTTCTAATGGCAATGGGATTGGATTTTTCAGATTACCACCAGATCAGTAACTGTATCGTTTTAAGACCCAGTCTCTACCATTCAAGCCAGCAAAAATCATCGATAGCACACGTTACAAATAATCATCCAACTGTTGATGATTCGTTTAAAACTCGGATTAACGGTGCCTTATTTTATCACTCTCCTGTCGAAGTGCGGATTCCTGAGTTTGATCAGATTTCTCCCTGGCAGCCAGCATTTACCTGGCTCGTATCTCAAGTTTCTCCCTCAGATGCTACGAACCGCATTCGTTATGTGCACTCAATTTCTACACTGGATCCTTATGTCACTTTTGATGGTGGCTGGACAATTCCTTTTGGCCAAGAGCATTCGACTCGATCCATTCGCACGCAGCTTCAAAAGTTACCGGCAAGGCCTTTTCAAACAGTAGAATCCGTAGAACAACCTGTTGTAACTCGTTTATCACGTGGAAAAGATGTAACCTATTATTATCTTATAAACGATTTCCCGTACGCCTGTCAGGCGACGGTTGAACTCACTGTACCATCCAAAGCAGCCATCATTCATCTAGCGAATGGTGAAGTCATAAACACAATCGAATCATTGCAGGGAACACACAAATATTCAGTTTCCTTAAATGCATTTGATTTTCAAGCCTTCAAAATTCAAGATCCTCAGGTACAAATAATATCTGTAGACTGCAAAGTCGACCAAAATGCATTAACTGATTTATATACGAAAATTGATGAAAAGAAACATCATCTACGAAAGTTACATCAGTCGATTGAAAAAACAACAGCAGTCGTCTTACATGCAGACTTTGAAGAAGGTGCTGCCCGCGACTATATTTTGGCAGGTTGGGAAGCGACGGATCAAAAACGAAAATCCTGGACTTTGGATCGGAATGAGGCACATTCCGGCAAGGTTTCATTGGTTTTGGATCAAATGCCAGGGAATAGCTCCCTGAAAACGAATGAAATTCCACTAAATCAAAGCCGCTATCTAAACATGAGCGTCTGGTTAAAAACCGATGCGAAAGCAATGCAAGTCAGAATTGCTTTAGAAGCAGAACAGAATGAAAAATTAAAAGTGCAATCGGCTATTGTTAGTGTTGATCACCAATGGCGAAAATATCTATTTCGAGTAAAAGATATTCCTACCACTCAAATCAAGAATGCGCATATCTTGATCGAAAAACTGGGGCCCGACAAATTGTGGATCGATGATGTCAATTTACAGATTCATCAAATTTCCCCGGAAGACGATAGACAGATGACAAAACTCGTTTCCAGCCTCTCTTTTGCTTGGAACTCTCAACGCTATCTTGACTGTTACCGTCTGTTAGAAAGCTACTGGGGACAATTTGGGAGCGAAATTGATTCCGCTCCAACTCCCTCTCGATCACCAAATACTCCGCCAGTAAAACATGCTGAACGCCGAAGAATTCGCAACTTGATCCGTCGTTAA
- a CDS encoding CPBP family intramembrane glutamic endopeptidase, giving the protein MTDSENTPADESESKNSNLAQNNVPASNNQGPESQDFSEVVEQVVNDEEEQIVWLADDQAAPDLETRVNVRPPGPGLLESIGWMFGVIGAHFAGGLVFIVGVFVYLIATSKVGPKPQEISNQFKQFLEDHVLELAGVEQGVFVLIVMAAVGLRLGRGTFAKLNLQPFAISTGLLFFITVLPLSLISGELYRVTFDVWSLFADQWPVLKQFDEMNTMEAVKQMAENSPLWALVIVIAVFPAIGEELVFRGAIGRGLLARWGLIPGILITSIMFGMVHAHPAHIVAVIPLGMFMHYVYYVTRSFWAPVLVHFLNNAFAVSMAKVATSLPEEAAKLGDETQAVHPMITLSASLFIALVCFYLWKTRSQYRKENGEVWTPGYVSNESPPPDTSITLQRGKITYGIYYYMAALFLVFLGMVQIFGIE; this is encoded by the coding sequence ATGACTGATTCTGAAAATACGCCTGCCGATGAGTCCGAGTCGAAAAACTCCAATTTGGCTCAGAACAATGTGCCTGCGAGCAATAATCAAGGTCCAGAATCTCAAGACTTTTCTGAAGTCGTTGAACAGGTTGTCAATGATGAGGAAGAGCAAATCGTCTGGCTGGCCGATGATCAAGCTGCACCTGACCTGGAAACGCGAGTGAACGTACGCCCGCCGGGTCCCGGGTTATTGGAATCAATTGGCTGGATGTTCGGTGTCATTGGTGCGCATTTCGCAGGTGGTTTGGTTTTTATCGTTGGTGTGTTTGTTTATCTGATTGCCACATCAAAAGTAGGACCAAAGCCCCAGGAAATAAGCAATCAGTTTAAGCAGTTTCTTGAAGATCATGTTCTCGAGTTAGCGGGAGTCGAACAAGGTGTCTTTGTTTTGATTGTCATGGCGGCAGTCGGATTACGTTTGGGGAGAGGTACTTTTGCAAAATTAAACTTGCAACCATTTGCCATTTCCACTGGCTTATTGTTTTTCATTACAGTTCTTCCACTCTCTTTGATTTCAGGAGAACTTTATCGGGTCACTTTTGATGTTTGGAGTCTCTTTGCTGATCAGTGGCCAGTGTTAAAACAGTTCGATGAAATGAATACGATGGAGGCGGTAAAGCAGATGGCCGAAAACAGTCCCTTGTGGGCACTGGTCATTGTAATTGCAGTTTTTCCTGCAATTGGCGAAGAATTGGTCTTTCGTGGTGCGATTGGCCGTGGACTTCTGGCACGTTGGGGATTAATCCCTGGAATTCTGATTACTTCCATAATGTTTGGAATGGTTCATGCGCATCCGGCACATATTGTCGCTGTCATACCGTTGGGTATGTTTATGCATTATGTTTACTACGTCACGCGCAGCTTTTGGGCTCCTGTTCTGGTGCATTTTTTGAATAATGCGTTTGCGGTATCCATGGCGAAAGTCGCGACCTCTCTACCAGAAGAAGCGGCAAAATTAGGTGACGAAACACAGGCCGTCCATCCCATGATAACTTTATCTGCCAGCCTGTTTATCGCCCTTGTTTGCTTTTATTTATGGAAAACACGTTCGCAATATCGTAAAGAAAATGGTGAGGTGTGGACCCCGGGATACGTTTCAAACGAAAGCCCACCGCCAGATACAAGCATCACGCTGCAACGAGGTAAAATTACTTACGGAATCTATTATTATATGGCTGCGCTTTTTCTAGTGTTTCTTGGCATGGTACAAATCTTTGGAATTGAATAG
- a CDS encoding S1C family serine protease produces the protein MKYIFGCFLSAILGGLIVTSMNSPSRGWISISEAQGPPPKLTGPRILPPTPLRPPGSNPPVAKDSKLPDRKEVFNARGLTPEEEVNVSVYEKLNKSVAHITTKSTKTDGFFLLEYDTEGAGSGAIIDNAGHILTNYHVIEDAQEVNVTLFNGKSYPATFVGADAINDIAVIKIEEDPSVLSPVVMTDSSQLKVGQRVFAIGNPFGLERTMTCGIISSLNRSLKLRGNRTIKSIIQIDAAVNPGNSGGPLLNSHGQLIGINTAIASKTGQSSGVGFAIPSNLVARVVPQLLTHGHMIHPEIGIQRVYETEQGLLVAKLTPGGPAEKAGIRGPKILRQRRGLIVIERIDRGAADLIVAVDQKQVKSASDFLDYIESKKPGDTVTVTVLRGKEQTPTKVSVTLTASHPSR, from the coding sequence ATGAAATATATATTTGGTTGTTTTCTCTCAGCAATCCTGGGTGGTCTGATTGTTACGTCAATGAATTCACCCTCTCGTGGTTGGATTTCAATTTCAGAAGCACAAGGTCCACCACCTAAGTTGACGGGACCGAGGATTTTACCTCCTACGCCATTACGCCCGCCAGGTTCGAATCCACCAGTGGCGAAAGATTCAAAATTACCTGACCGGAAGGAAGTCTTTAATGCACGTGGGTTGACGCCCGAAGAAGAAGTCAATGTGAGTGTGTATGAAAAATTAAATAAAAGTGTGGCACACATCACAACGAAAAGCACAAAAACAGATGGTTTTTTCTTACTTGAGTATGATACGGAAGGTGCTGGTTCTGGAGCGATCATTGATAACGCAGGCCATATTCTAACGAATTATCATGTCATCGAAGACGCTCAAGAAGTTAATGTAACGTTGTTTAATGGAAAGTCCTACCCGGCAACTTTTGTTGGCGCTGACGCGATTAATGATATTGCTGTGATTAAAATTGAGGAAGATCCGAGTGTCTTGAGTCCTGTGGTTATGACAGATTCCAGTCAATTAAAAGTCGGTCAAAGAGTTTTTGCGATTGGCAATCCTTTTGGTCTCGAACGAACGATGACGTGTGGCATCATTTCAAGTTTGAACAGATCATTAAAACTACGTGGTAACCGCACAATTAAATCGATCATCCAGATTGATGCTGCTGTAAATCCTGGTAATTCAGGAGGCCCCTTACTCAATTCACATGGCCAGTTAATTGGTATCAATACTGCTATTGCCAGTAAGACTGGCCAAAGTTCAGGTGTTGGCTTTGCAATTCCTTCGAATTTGGTGGCGCGTGTGGTTCCACAGTTACTGACACACGGTCACATGATCCATCCGGAAATTGGAATCCAGCGTGTCTACGAAACCGAACAGGGATTACTCGTCGCTAAGTTAACGCCCGGAGGGCCAGCCGAGAAAGCAGGGATACGTGGCCCCAAAATATTGAGACAGAGAAGAGGTTTGATTGTGATTGAGCGTATTGATCGCGGAGCCGCAGATTTAATTGTTGCCGTTGATCAAAAACAGGTCAAGTCCGCGTCTGATTTTCTTGACTATATCGAAAGTAAAAAACCAGGAGACACGGTGACTGTGACTGTTCTAAGAGGCAAAGAGCAAACTCCTACCAAAGTCTCAGTGACTTTGACGGCCAGTCACCCGAGTCGATAA
- the rpmA gene encoding 50S ribosomal protein L27 gives MAHKKGQGSSRNGRDSEAQRRGIKKFGGESVLAGNIIARQCGTKWHPGKNVGMGRDYTIFSLVEGKVYFDKEGRRINVEPALN, from the coding sequence ATGGCTCATAAGAAAGGACAAGGTTCCAGCCGTAACGGGCGTGATTCAGAGGCACAACGCCGTGGAATCAAGAAGTTTGGCGGTGAGAGCGTCCTGGCAGGAAATATTATTGCCCGTCAATGCGGAACAAAATGGCATCCTGGTAAAAATGTCGGTATGGGGAGAGACTATACCATTTTTTCTCTGGTTGAGGGAAAAGTCTACTTCGACAAGGAAGGTCGACGAATTAACGTTGAACCTGCACTGAACTAA